From a single Labrenzia sp. PHM005 genomic region:
- a CDS encoding ABC transporter ATP-binding protein → MGAIQLKRVEKWFGDLQVIKGIDLDIQDGEFVIFVGPSGCGKSTLLRLISGLEESSRGGIEIDGKDVTALPPSGRGLSMVFQSYALYPHMSVRENVGFGLKTAGVPKAEIDRKVNGAAEILKLDDYLDRRPKALSGGQRQRVAIGRAIVREPSAFLFDEPLSNLDAALRVEMRFEVARLHKSLGTTMIYVTHDQVEAMTLADKIVVLQSGEIEQVGSPRELYERPDNLFVAQFIGSPKMNVLPCSVEGDAFSLDGHGGGHYPHSNATRSPVKLGIRPEHMHVVAPEEGHCTGSVEVAEYLGADTFLYVALDGLDTILVRISGSETIEEGARIGLKFDESRMHFFDKDDRAIWA, encoded by the coding sequence ATGGGAGCGATCCAGCTCAAACGCGTCGAAAAATGGTTTGGTGACCTGCAGGTCATCAAGGGGATCGATCTCGATATTCAAGACGGCGAGTTCGTGATTTTTGTTGGCCCGTCCGGCTGTGGAAAATCGACCTTATTGCGGTTGATCTCCGGTCTGGAAGAATCCAGCCGCGGCGGAATCGAGATTGACGGTAAGGATGTCACCGCTTTGCCGCCGTCCGGCCGTGGCCTGTCGATGGTGTTTCAGTCTTATGCGCTTTATCCGCATATGTCCGTGCGCGAAAACGTCGGTTTCGGATTGAAAACAGCAGGCGTGCCAAAGGCCGAGATCGACCGCAAGGTCAATGGTGCAGCTGAAATCTTGAAGCTCGATGACTACCTTGATCGGCGCCCGAAGGCACTCTCAGGCGGCCAGCGTCAGCGGGTGGCAATCGGCCGGGCAATCGTGCGTGAACCAAGTGCGTTTTTGTTCGATGAACCCTTGTCGAACCTTGATGCTGCTCTTCGGGTAGAAATGCGTTTTGAAGTGGCCCGGCTGCACAAGAGCCTCGGCACGACGATGATATATGTGACACACGATCAGGTCGAAGCCATGACCTTGGCCGACAAGATCGTTGTGCTGCAATCCGGGGAGATTGAGCAGGTCGGTTCACCGCGCGAACTCTATGAACGGCCGGACAATCTGTTTGTCGCCCAGTTCATCGGTTCGCCGAAAATGAATGTTCTGCCGTGTTCTGTCGAAGGCGATGCATTTTCGCTGGATGGCCATGGCGGCGGCCACTATCCGCATTCCAATGCTACTCGATCCCCGGTCAAACTTGGAATCCGTCCGGAGCACATGCATGTAGTTGCACCAGAAGAGGGGCATTGCACGGGTTCGGTCGAAGTGGCCGAGTATTTGGGCGCTGACACGTTCCTTTATGTAGCGTTGGACGGTTTAGACACCATTTTGGTGCGTATCAGTGGCAGCGAAACCATTGAAGAAGGCGCGCGTATCGGACTGAAATTCGATGAAAGCCGCATGCATTTCTTTGACAAGGATGATCGGGCCATCTGGGCATAA
- a CDS encoding glycerate kinase, whose protein sequence is MADRPDIMLRSLFEKAVDVADPMKSLARFLPEKPAGRVVVIGAGKASARMAEAVEAEWGPCEGLVITRYGYGRPTQGIEIVEAAHPVPDAVGQAATERLLDLLKGLGGDVFVLALISGGASALLTAPAGDISLSDKQAVNQALLASGAPIGQMNVVRKHLSNVKGGQLAAAAYPAKMLSLLLSDVPGDDPAEIGSGPTVGDESTSADVKAILDQWKIEVPASVSEVLAEPTGVLSAQDTKLSAVTNTIFAAPSQSLEAAKILAEEYGCDVELLGDALEGEARDIAAEHAQMALQRQKERGQVERPLVLLSGGELTVTRRGDGVGGPNTEYALALANELNGAAGIYAIACDTDGVDGAAEVAGAVIGPDTPAKIAALGETMAGSLERNDAHTFFNKIGDQVVTGPTLTNVNDFRAIYISSV, encoded by the coding sequence ATGGCCGACCGTCCCGATATCATGCTGCGATCCCTCTTTGAAAAGGCAGTTGATGTCGCTGATCCGATGAAAAGCCTTGCACGGTTTTTACCGGAAAAGCCTGCGGGCCGGGTTGTTGTCATTGGGGCCGGTAAAGCGTCTGCCAGAATGGCAGAAGCTGTAGAAGCTGAATGGGGCCCTTGCGAAGGTTTGGTGATCACCCGCTATGGCTATGGCCGGCCGACGCAAGGGATCGAGATTGTTGAGGCCGCGCATCCCGTACCGGATGCTGTCGGGCAAGCAGCGACTGAGCGCTTGCTTGATCTGCTGAAAGGCCTTGGCGGCGATGTGTTTGTCCTGGCGTTGATCTCAGGCGGAGCATCGGCTCTTCTAACGGCACCGGCCGGAGATATCAGCCTGAGCGATAAGCAAGCGGTCAATCAGGCGCTGCTCGCGTCTGGCGCCCCGATCGGGCAAATGAACGTGGTGCGCAAGCACCTCAGTAATGTGAAGGGCGGTCAACTGGCAGCAGCAGCCTATCCGGCAAAGATGCTGTCACTGCTCTTGTCTGATGTGCCTGGAGATGATCCGGCGGAGATCGGGTCCGGTCCGACGGTGGGTGATGAAAGCACGTCAGCTGACGTCAAAGCGATCCTGGATCAATGGAAAATCGAAGTTCCGGCCTCCGTGTCAGAGGTTTTGGCTGAACCAACTGGGGTGCTTTCCGCGCAAGACACAAAACTATCGGCAGTCACAAACACGATATTTGCGGCACCCTCCCAGTCCTTGGAAGCCGCAAAGATACTTGCCGAGGAGTACGGCTGCGATGTGGAACTTCTGGGCGATGCGCTGGAAGGCGAAGCCCGTGACATTGCCGCAGAACATGCGCAGATGGCGCTTCAACGGCAAAAGGAGCGTGGGCAGGTGGAAAGGCCTTTGGTGCTCCTGTCCGGCGGCGAGCTGACGGTAACGCGGCGCGGCGATGGTGTCGGAGGCCCCAACACGGAATATGCGCTTGCATTGGCGAACGAGCTCAACGGTGCTGCCGGGATCTATGCGATCGCTTGTGATACGGATGGCGTCGATGGGGCCGCGGAGGTGGCCGGGGCTGTCATTGGGCCCGATACACCTGCGAAAATCGCGGCTTTAGGCGAAACAATGGCGGGCTCTCTGGAGCGCAATGACGCCCATACGTTTTTTAACAAGATCGGCGATCAGGTTGTCACAGGACCAACGCTGACAAACGTGAATGATTTCCGCGCGATTTACATCTCCAGTGTGTGA
- a CDS encoding ABC transporter substrate-binding protein has translation MTAGKETLSFMTAGRYFIFVLVLAIAGFGSPAFSSGFKITFINPGGDGSFWGEVSKTMAAAAGDLDIDLEILNANRRPYAMEKLLQERLDRGDLPDYFVLVNELQEGTRLAKMLRQKPVKILFLLNTLSAYQMQVVLQEPGIENQLVASIIPDNETAGYEMAKSLISAARSLHSASPVLRVLALTGDESTPAALDREQGMLRGLAEEDNLELLRAIPVEWSSALAYARAKNYLARTTVDAIWAANDDIALAAGKAAAELGLVPGKDIALVGLNWSRPGMYAVSTGALAMSHGGHFFAGAWAAVMLYDFHHSSSQYSAIAPGKAGSAVVNFKMSAITPENVGKYLEKLGDGDWSKIDFAQFSKVITGHTGYDFSAQAILNAAGN, from the coding sequence GTGACTGCTGGAAAGGAGACGCTTTCTTTTATGACTGCAGGTAGATATTTTATATTTGTACTTGTCCTCGCAATTGCGGGTTTTGGTTCGCCTGCTTTCTCGTCCGGTTTCAAAATTACGTTTATCAATCCAGGCGGTGACGGCAGCTTTTGGGGGGAAGTCTCCAAAACCATGGCAGCGGCAGCCGGGGATCTCGATATTGATCTGGAGATCCTCAACGCAAACCGGCGCCCTTACGCGATGGAGAAACTTCTACAAGAGCGATTGGATCGAGGGGATTTGCCAGACTATTTTGTTCTTGTGAACGAACTCCAAGAAGGCACACGCCTTGCGAAGATGTTGCGCCAAAAGCCGGTTAAAATACTGTTCCTGCTCAACACGTTGTCAGCATATCAAATGCAGGTTGTCCTGCAGGAGCCTGGCATAGAGAACCAGCTTGTTGCATCGATAATTCCAGACAATGAAACTGCCGGCTATGAGATGGCCAAGTCTCTCATCTCTGCAGCCAGATCGTTACATTCGGCGTCGCCCGTGCTGCGTGTTTTGGCTTTGACAGGAGATGAAAGCACACCTGCTGCTCTGGACCGGGAGCAAGGCATGCTTCGTGGTTTGGCGGAGGAGGACAATCTCGAACTGTTGAGAGCGATCCCGGTAGAATGGAGCAGCGCACTCGCATACGCCAGGGCGAAAAATTATTTGGCGCGGACAACGGTGGACGCCATATGGGCGGCCAACGATGATATCGCTTTAGCAGCTGGGAAAGCGGCGGCAGAACTTGGACTAGTTCCAGGAAAAGACATTGCTCTGGTTGGGCTGAATTGGTCCCGTCCCGGCATGTATGCAGTATCCACCGGCGCGTTGGCGATGTCTCATGGCGGACATTTTTTTGCTGGCGCTTGGGCTGCAGTGATGTTGTACGACTTTCATCATAGCAGTTCACAGTACTCTGCCATCGCTCCAGGAAAAGCAGGCTCGGCTGTGGTCAATTTCAAGATGTCTGCGATTACTCCAGAAAACGTCGGTAAATACTTAGAAAAATTGGGTGACGGCGACTGGTCGAAAATCGACTTCGCCCAGTTTAGCAAAGTCATAACAGGACATACCGGTTATGATTTTTCAGCCCAAGCCATTCTGAATGCTGCAGGAAACTGA
- a CDS encoding carbohydrate ABC transporter permease: MRPGSVLIAAITGLIWGVTAMVVIGVTLTLVTGEVALPQATAAGLAGLLGALVFVWRQTSDAAGLPAWALSALVTTLVLLAGTFAAPFTLPLSSVPLWQMAGLIAFVGCVTAANKVSLDGASLGAMSRYHREVIYIRIFKGIGFVVFTIIVALPFYVMVMTSLKSQQTLLANPLDLSIDLSQGFDGLFRSYVELFTKFNFGRYLMVSAFVSVATVILTLLFSVPGAYAVSRLRFPGQAFLSRSVLLIYMVPAIVLVIPLYAVFSQLGLRNTLTGLLIVYPATTIPVALYMLQGYFRGLPSELEEAGLMDGLSRLGVILKITLPLSLPALASVSLYVFMIAWNEFLFAFMFLDDPDIFTLSRGVVSLNSSEVPRQHLMAGAVIATVPVLFIFLWFERFLVQGLTAGSVKG, encoded by the coding sequence ATGAGACCCGGCAGCGTTCTTATTGCGGCCATCACTGGCCTGATTTGGGGTGTGACCGCCATGGTGGTCATCGGTGTTACGCTAACGCTGGTCACGGGCGAAGTTGCTCTCCCGCAAGCCACTGCCGCTGGGTTGGCTGGGCTGCTCGGAGCGTTGGTTTTTGTCTGGCGCCAGACATCGGATGCTGCAGGACTTCCGGCCTGGGCGCTGTCGGCACTGGTTACAACGCTGGTCCTGTTGGCGGGCACCTTTGCAGCTCCCTTCACCTTGCCGCTCTCAAGCGTTCCGCTCTGGCAAATGGCGGGATTGATCGCCTTTGTTGGCTGTGTAACAGCTGCAAACAAGGTCAGCCTCGACGGGGCAAGCCTAGGAGCCATGTCGCGCTACCACCGGGAAGTCATTTACATCCGGATCTTCAAGGGTATAGGCTTTGTGGTGTTCACCATCATCGTGGCGCTGCCGTTTTATGTGATGGTGATGACGTCCCTGAAAAGCCAGCAAACGTTGCTTGCCAATCCGCTGGACCTTTCCATCGACCTTTCCCAAGGGTTTGACGGTCTGTTCCGCTCCTATGTGGAGCTGTTCACGAAATTCAATTTTGGGCGTTATCTGATGGTGTCGGCCTTTGTCTCCGTCGCGACCGTGATCCTGACGCTGCTGTTTTCTGTCCCCGGGGCTTATGCAGTCTCTCGGCTGCGATTCCCAGGCCAAGCGTTTCTGTCCCGCTCGGTGCTGTTGATCTACATGGTTCCCGCGATCGTTCTAGTGATCCCGCTTTATGCGGTGTTCTCGCAGCTTGGATTGCGCAACACGCTGACCGGTCTTCTGATCGTTTATCCGGCAACGACCATTCCCGTCGCGCTCTACATGTTACAGGGCTATTTCCGCGGACTGCCATCGGAACTGGAAGAGGCGGGACTGATGGACGGCCTGTCGCGGCTGGGTGTCATCTTGAAAATCACCTTGCCGCTCTCCCTGCCGGCGCTGGCCTCCGTGTCGCTTTATGTCTTCATGATTGCCTGGAACGAATTCCTTTTTGCTTTCATGTTCCTGGACGATCCGGACATCTTCACGCTGTCACGGGGCGTCGTGTCGCTGAATTCCTCGGAGGTACCGCGCCAGCATTTGATGGCCGGTGCAGTGATCGCGACAGTTCCTGTTCTCTTCATATTCCTTTGGTTCGAACGCTTCCTTGTCCAGGGCCTGACGGCCGGCAGCGTGAAGGGCTGA
- a CDS encoding ABC transporter substrate-binding protein has product MIGRSTFLTSTIAGVLALGLTAAQAETLRFWTTEEQPERLAKQEEMAAAFKEKTGIEIDVIPVTESDLGTRATAAFAAGDLPDVIYHPLQYALPWAEAGILDTDAATEVLENLGTGTFAPGAVAMASVEGGIASVPVDGWTQMVVYRKDLFEANGLAAPDSYESVLAAVEKLHNPPEMFAFVAATKVDENFMSQVLEHVLLANGVSPVDSKGFKALDEKKTVEALEFYKAIAKASPPGDLFWKQSRELYFAGKAAMIIWSPFILDELAGLRDSAPPTITDDPTSKELASKTGIVTTLKGPSNPAGAAWGDVRYFGITNDADTDAAMQFVEFSMDDGYMSTLSIAPEGKFPIRRGTKDNATAFVEGWSKLPVGVDRKAPLTELYDPETISTIVSGLDTAARWGVKEGQLSLASKIINSQVINRLVREYIDGERDAAQTVAQLNEELAKIQ; this is encoded by the coding sequence ATGATTGGGAGGAGTACTTTCCTGACCTCGACCATTGCGGGTGTGCTCGCACTGGGATTGACCGCGGCTCAGGCAGAAACCTTGCGTTTCTGGACAACTGAAGAACAGCCGGAGCGCTTGGCCAAACAGGAAGAGATGGCGGCAGCGTTCAAAGAAAAAACCGGCATTGAGATTGATGTTATTCCGGTCACTGAATCGGATCTTGGAACCCGCGCGACTGCAGCCTTTGCGGCTGGTGATCTTCCGGATGTGATTTACCATCCGTTGCAGTATGCGCTGCCTTGGGCAGAAGCGGGCATCTTGGATACAGATGCTGCAACTGAGGTTCTGGAAAACCTGGGAACCGGCACCTTTGCACCCGGCGCGGTGGCCATGGCGTCGGTGGAAGGCGGCATTGCGTCAGTCCCGGTCGATGGCTGGACTCAAATGGTCGTCTACCGCAAGGACCTGTTCGAAGCGAACGGTCTTGCTGCACCGGACAGCTACGAAAGCGTCTTGGCAGCCGTTGAAAAACTGCACAATCCGCCGGAAATGTTTGCTTTTGTCGCCGCGACCAAGGTCGACGAGAACTTCATGAGCCAGGTTCTGGAGCATGTGCTTCTGGCAAACGGTGTCAGCCCGGTCGACAGTAAGGGCTTCAAGGCTCTGGACGAGAAAAAGACTGTGGAAGCGCTCGAATTCTACAAGGCCATCGCAAAAGCATCGCCTCCGGGTGATCTTTTCTGGAAGCAGTCTCGTGAGCTGTATTTTGCTGGCAAAGCTGCGATGATCATCTGGTCTCCGTTCATTCTTGATGAGCTGGCTGGTCTGCGTGACAGTGCACCGCCAACCATTACGGATGACCCGACTTCCAAGGAGCTCGCTTCCAAAACTGGGATCGTGACCACTTTGAAAGGTCCGTCCAATCCGGCTGGCGCAGCATGGGGTGACGTCCGCTACTTCGGCATCACCAACGATGCGGATACGGATGCAGCCATGCAGTTTGTCGAGTTCTCAATGGACGATGGCTATATGTCGACCTTATCAATCGCTCCGGAAGGCAAGTTCCCAATCCGGCGCGGCACCAAGGACAATGCAACAGCCTTTGTTGAAGGCTGGTCCAAGTTGCCGGTTGGTGTGGACCGTAAGGCGCCGCTCACTGAGCTTTATGATCCTGAAACCATCAGCACGATCGTATCCGGTCTCGACACCGCTGCACGTTGGGGTGTGAAGGAAGGCCAGCTGTCATTGGCGTCCAAGATCATCAACAGCCAAGTGATCAACCGTCTGGTGCGCGAGTACATCGACGGCGAACGGGATGCGGCTCAGACTGTAGCTCAGCTGAACGAAGAACTGGCCAAGATCCAGTAA
- a CDS encoding GAK system CofD-like protein: MSEVTITRAVRMPDQFRIERFLSNPKFGPRLLFFSGGTALNDVARCLKRYTHNSIHLVTPFDSGGSSQGLRLAFNMPAIGDLRSRLMALADETVLGQPDVFRLFTHRFSKAADYENLNAELEAMIAGIHPLVGVIEQPMRTLIQNQLGTFQDACPADFSLRGASVGNLILAGGYLNQNQQLEPIIFLVAKLVGVLGTVKAVSDDNLHLAAELEDGEVVIGQHLLTGKEHAPLASPIRDIFLNHSLAAREPAISVFPDRNRALVQSADLICYSPGSLYTSLIASFLPRGVGRAIANRTVPKVYVPSLGEDPETKGMSIADNVDRLLFYLRKDAGSDCPVEQLLNVVIADRSMPDSDVTDIEKLGITVLRLDLISSKTAPYYDPVPLCEALVSLT, from the coding sequence GTGTCAGAAGTCACCATTACCCGGGCGGTACGGATGCCGGATCAGTTCCGCATAGAGCGGTTTCTATCCAATCCAAAGTTCGGTCCGCGTCTGTTGTTCTTCAGTGGTGGGACAGCGCTGAATGACGTTGCTCGTTGTTTAAAACGATATACGCACAACTCCATCCACTTGGTGACGCCGTTCGATTCAGGCGGCAGTTCCCAAGGTCTTCGGCTTGCGTTCAACATGCCGGCGATCGGCGATTTGCGCAGCCGGTTGATGGCCTTGGCGGATGAGACGGTTCTTGGCCAGCCGGATGTCTTTCGCCTGTTTACACACCGGTTTTCTAAAGCTGCTGATTATGAGAACCTGAATGCCGAGCTTGAGGCGATGATCGCCGGAATTCATCCGCTGGTCGGTGTGATTGAGCAACCGATGCGCACACTTATTCAAAACCAGCTCGGGACCTTTCAAGATGCTTGTCCAGCTGACTTTAGTTTGCGCGGGGCAAGTGTCGGCAATCTCATTCTGGCTGGCGGTTATCTCAATCAAAACCAGCAACTCGAGCCGATCATCTTTCTTGTCGCCAAGCTTGTTGGTGTGCTTGGAACCGTAAAGGCCGTGTCTGATGACAATCTGCACTTGGCCGCAGAATTGGAAGACGGCGAGGTTGTGATTGGCCAGCACCTTCTCACGGGCAAGGAGCATGCGCCGCTTGCTTCGCCAATCCGGGACATCTTCCTCAATCACAGCTTGGCAGCCCGTGAACCGGCCATATCCGTTTTTCCTGACCGCAACAGAGCATTGGTGCAGTCAGCGGATTTGATCTGTTATTCGCCAGGAAGCTTATATACGAGCCTCATCGCGAGCTTTCTTCCACGCGGAGTTGGCCGGGCGATCGCCAACCGGACCGTGCCAAAGGTCTATGTGCCGAGCCTTGGAGAGGATCCGGAAACCAAAGGCATGTCGATTGCTGACAATGTTGACAGGTTGCTGTTTTATTTGCGCAAAGACGCCGGGAGCGACTGCCCAGTTGAGCAGCTTCTGAATGTTGTCATCGCCGATCGAAGCATGCCGGACAGTGATGTTACCGATATCGAGAAACTTGGTATTACCGTTTTGAGGTTGGATCTGATATCCAGCAAAACAGCCCCTTATTATGATCCGGTGCCTTTGTGTGAGGCACTGGTGTCCCTGACATGA
- a CDS encoding LacI family DNA-binding transcriptional regulator, which produces MPGHRGSVTIDDVARHVGVAKGTVSRVLNNYTDISEATRKRILKAVQDLGYQPSATARNLKRGRQDTLGIVIPVGHGSGADPFLAEFIDGIARALDELGLDLLVTTAHSREHMIETIQRLIARRKVDGFILTRTEVEDPRIAFLSEQGFPFVTHGRSSFPDTHAWFDIDNEKAFADGVRHIYSLGHSRIGFLGGSLELNFAQQRRNGYRAGLEALGVAHDPALETLQDLDEKGGFAGAKALLAKLETPPTALLCVTDALAIGAIQFCRKYGLEVGKDVTVIGYDGLPFGEYLDPPLTTFSQSALDAGSRVARMLVDVLDGKDPTSLKALAEATLIRRASDGAPQRTPEALADVLRHRLNQQP; this is translated from the coding sequence ATGCCGGGTCACCGCGGTTCCGTGACAATCGATGATGTTGCGCGCCATGTCGGCGTTGCAAAGGGAACCGTGTCCCGGGTCCTGAACAACTACACCGACATTTCTGAGGCGACCCGCAAACGGATTTTGAAAGCTGTTCAGGATCTCGGTTATCAGCCCTCGGCGACCGCACGCAATCTCAAACGCGGCCGGCAGGACACGCTCGGCATTGTAATTCCGGTCGGCCATGGCAGTGGCGCGGACCCGTTTTTAGCAGAATTCATCGATGGGATCGCTCGCGCGCTCGACGAACTCGGTTTGGATCTTCTTGTGACGACTGCCCACTCGCGGGAGCACATGATCGAGACCATTCAACGGCTGATCGCCCGCCGGAAAGTTGATGGATTTATCCTGACTCGAACCGAAGTCGAAGATCCGCGCATTGCCTTCCTGAGTGAGCAAGGGTTCCCCTTTGTCACTCATGGCCGGTCAAGTTTTCCCGACACCCATGCCTGGTTTGACATCGACAACGAGAAGGCCTTTGCCGACGGTGTGCGCCACATCTACAGCCTTGGCCACAGCCGGATCGGGTTTCTCGGTGGTTCCCTGGAACTGAATTTTGCGCAGCAGCGCCGGAACGGCTATCGCGCCGGTCTGGAAGCGCTCGGAGTGGCGCATGATCCGGCGTTGGAGACCTTGCAGGATCTCGATGAAAAAGGCGGATTTGCCGGAGCTAAAGCGCTTTTGGCAAAACTCGAGACACCGCCGACGGCGTTGCTCTGCGTCACCGACGCTCTGGCGATCGGCGCAATCCAGTTTTGCCGCAAGTACGGCCTTGAGGTCGGCAAGGATGTGACCGTCATTGGATATGACGGGTTGCCTTTTGGCGAATATCTCGATCCGCCGCTGACCACCTTTTCCCAGAGCGCACTCGATGCCGGCAGCCGTGTTGCCCGCATGCTGGTCGACGTTCTGGATGGCAAAGATCCGACAAGCCTGAAAGCGCTTGCCGAAGCAACCTTGATCCGGCGCGCCTCCGATGGCGCACCGCAAAGAACACCGGAGGCACTGGCTGACGTGCTCCGGCACCGGCTGAACCAACAGCCATGA
- a CDS encoding carbohydrate ABC transporter permease, which yields MTAQEQTIAQPRPPKGIGPMQRREMRLAYLMLAPTFLIILAIVAGPLLANFWISFKPVQLADLRPPSVLVNERMRGKPAAPGDAATLEYRLRNSSQDKEIRDVVLRDQLPAGFDVTAVPETCTVQGLAITCDIGNVPPKWRERLRFEGTVSESYLSADRPERASVPEVSGDADNVLTNFEFTFENFSRIFDAHEFWSVLRVTFYYTIFGTAGALVLGLFAAQLLNTSFKGRGFLRGLFLFPYVSPVIAVAFTWVVLFDPFSGTLNALLTKMGVVADPINFFGQRAVEFSFFGIPMEFPLALSTVIAFEAWRYFPLSFLFILARMQSLNTDIYEAAEMDGATPLQQFWYLSLPQLMGILSVLFLLRFIWTFNKFDDIFLLTGGNAGTRTLTVDVYEQGFALSNLGAGAAVAVVVFVVLVTFATLFLHFSPKEEGL from the coding sequence ATGACCGCTCAAGAGCAGACCATTGCACAGCCGCGGCCGCCGAAAGGCATAGGGCCGATGCAACGCCGGGAAATGCGGCTTGCCTATTTGATGCTGGCGCCGACCTTCCTGATCATTCTGGCGATTGTTGCCGGGCCGCTGCTGGCCAATTTCTGGATCAGCTTCAAGCCGGTGCAATTGGCCGACCTCCGGCCGCCGAGTGTCCTTGTTAACGAGCGCATGCGCGGCAAACCGGCAGCGCCGGGCGATGCGGCAACTCTTGAATACCGGCTGCGCAATTCTTCGCAGGACAAGGAAATCCGCGACGTGGTCCTGCGTGACCAGCTTCCTGCGGGTTTTGATGTTACCGCCGTGCCAGAAACATGTACGGTGCAAGGCTTAGCCATCACATGTGATATTGGCAATGTGCCGCCGAAGTGGCGTGAACGTCTACGCTTTGAAGGCACGGTGTCAGAAAGCTATCTGTCCGCCGACCGGCCGGAACGGGCTAGCGTTCCGGAGGTGTCAGGGGATGCCGATAACGTTCTGACGAACTTTGAATTCACCTTCGAAAACTTCAGCCGGATCTTTGATGCGCACGAGTTCTGGTCGGTGCTCCGGGTGACGTTCTACTACACGATTTTTGGCACCGCCGGAGCTTTGGTGCTCGGTCTGTTTGCCGCCCAGCTTTTGAACACGTCTTTCAAAGGCCGGGGTTTTCTGCGGGGGCTGTTTCTCTTCCCCTATGTGTCGCCGGTGATCGCGGTTGCCTTTACCTGGGTCGTTCTGTTCGATCCCTTTTCAGGCACTTTGAATGCGCTTTTGACCAAGATGGGCGTGGTTGCAGATCCGATCAATTTCTTCGGCCAGCGCGCTGTCGAGTTTTCGTTCTTCGGCATTCCGATGGAGTTTCCGCTGGCGCTCTCAACGGTGATCGCCTTTGAGGCCTGGCGGTATTTTCCGCTGTCTTTCCTGTTCATTCTGGCGCGGATGCAGTCTCTCAACACAGATATCTATGAAGCGGCCGAGATGGATGGTGCCACGCCGTTGCAGCAGTTCTGGTATCTGTCGCTGCCGCAGTTAATGGGCATCCTGTCGGTGTTGTTCCTGCTGCGATTCATTTGGACGTTCAACAAGTTCGACGACATCTTCCTGCTGACGGGTGGCAACGCTGGTACGCGGACACTGACCGTCGATGTTTATGAGCAAGGTTTTGCACTCTCCAACCTCGGCGCGGGTGCAGCCGTTGCTGTGGTCGTCTTTGTGGTTCTGGTGACCTTTGCAACGCTCTTCTTGCACTTCTCACCCAAGGAGGAAGGCCTATGA
- the rbsD gene encoding D-ribose pyranase, with protein MKRTPMLNRHMSKLIASLGHMDEIVVADAGLPIPQNVAVLDLAVSPGVPSFFDVLDVLTKELIVEQAVFAEEASPELATEIEVRLAHWAAETGKPIEHSRVSHDDFKTRTKQARAVIRTGECTPYANVILVSGVPF; from the coding sequence ATGAAACGGACACCAATGTTGAACCGTCATATGAGCAAACTGATTGCCTCTCTCGGGCACATGGACGAGATCGTCGTTGCCGACGCCGGTTTGCCAATTCCTCAGAACGTAGCTGTGCTCGATCTTGCGGTGTCTCCAGGTGTTCCCAGTTTCTTTGATGTTTTGGATGTTCTGACAAAGGAACTCATTGTCGAACAGGCGGTTTTCGCCGAAGAGGCCAGTCCGGAACTTGCAACGGAGATTGAAGTCCGACTTGCGCATTGGGCTGCAGAAACCGGAAAGCCGATTGAGCACTCCCGGGTTTCTCACGACGATTTCAAAACCCGCACCAAACAAGCGCGGGCGGTTATCCGTACGGGCGAATGTACGCCCTATGCCAATGTCATTCTGGTATCAGGTGTGCCGTTTTGA